In Eupeodes corollae chromosome 3, idEupCoro1.1, whole genome shotgun sequence, a single genomic region encodes these proteins:
- the LOC129952535 gene encoding adult cuticle protein 1-like, whose translation MKFFICILALFALSLSRTQANIVPLALNPVLYSAAFGSSPVVVSAQSPVHLYNAPLIVPSVGLTPQASYVAKTPGSEHIASLPGHFISSSSINLEQAQGISTNENKIIKYSSSSLAPSVAVHGSVIPLTYSSFIVQPPASIVLPTQATYLAKNLGVEHIAPLPGHSISATSLNLEPAPGSQYKN comes from the exons ATGAAG TTTTTCATTTGCATTCTTGCCTTATTTGCGCTGTCTTTGTCAAGAACCCAAGCCAATATTGTTCCATTAGCATTAAATCCAGTTCTATACTCTGCCGCTTTTGGATCAAGCCCAGTTGTCGTTTCAGCTCAATCACCTGTCCATCTTTATAATGCACCACTTATTGTACCGTCAGTTGGTTTGACACCTCAAGCTTCCTATGTTGCGAAAACTCCTGGTTCTGAACATATTGCCTCACTTCCTGGACATTTCATCTCATCTTCTTCAATCAATTTAGAACAAGCACAAGGAATCAGTActaacgaaaacaaaattatcaaatattcCAGTTCATCACTAGCGCCATCTGTAGCTGTACATGGATCAGTTATTCCTCTTACTTATTCTTCATTTATTGTTCAACCACCAGCATCCATTGTCCTGCCAACTCAAGCCACCTATTTGGCTAAAAATCTTGGAGTTGAACATATTGCTCCACTACCAGGTCATAGTATTTCAGCTACTTCGTTGAACTTGGAACCAGCACCGGGAtctcaatacaaaaattga
- the LOC129952533 gene encoding juvenile hormone acid O-methyltransferase-like, which translates to MLKAKVNAKANQVQRHDAEHIIKEFSRVFKWRLDCNDSLIDIGTGSGDVLVDFLVPVLPKNFKKIVGSDISSDMVQHCNKTYKSLKDKVAFKILDIGTEKLSKEFVSEFDHVTSFYCLNWVQNQQQAVRNVYQILNSDGDCLLVFLASHPFYDIYKIISKNPKWTTYMKDMNCHISPFQCSKNPELEFSQIIKDEGFVDFSVEVRHKTFVYEGLQTLRENLRAVNPFIGQMPEELREEFMDEMIKIALSVYSLSESMTLDDKRFITPYRLIVAYARK; encoded by the exons ATGTTAAAGGCTAAAGTTAACGCAAAAGCCAACCAAGTCCAACGGCACGATGCAGAGCACATCATCAAAGAGTTTTCCAGGGTTTTTAAGTGGCGTTTGGACTGTAACGACTCATTGATAGATATTGGCACTGGTAGCGGTGATGTTCTAGTGGATTTCCTCGTTCCGGTTTTAccgaagaatttcaaaaaaatcgttgGTTCCGACATTTCCTCGGACATGGTTCAACATTGcaataaaacctacaaatctTTAAAGGATAAAGTGGCATTTAAAATTCTCGATATTGGGACTGAGAAATTATCAAAAGAGTTTGTGAGTGAATTTGATCATGTAACTTCGTTTTATTGTCTCAATTGGGTTCAAAATCaaca ACAAGCTGTAAGAAACGTCTATCAGATCCTTAACTCTGATGGTGACTGCCTTTTGGTTTTTTTGGCATCGCATCCATTTtatgatatttacaaaattatttcgaaaaatccaaaatgGACAACTTACATGAAGGATATGAACTGTCATATTTCACCTTTTCAATGCAGTAAAAACCCTGAATTAGAATTTAGTCAAATTATTAAAGATGAAGGATTTGTTGACTTTAGTGTTGAAGTTCGACATAAGACATTCGTTTATGAAGGTTTACAAACTTTAAGGG aaaatttaagagCCGTGAATCCTTTCATTGGTCAAATGCCTGAAGAATTACGTGAAGAATTTATGGATGAGATGATAAAGATCGCACTATCGGTATATTCATTAAGTGAATCAATGACACTTGATGACAAACGATTTATAACTCCTTACAGATTGATTGTTGCTTATGCACGAAAATGA
- the LOC129952534 gene encoding juvenile hormone acid O-methyltransferase-like: protein MLRLRAKPYEQTNHVQRYDAHQIMKEFSRIFRWRLDGKDSLLDVGTGSGDVLMDILRPSLPRNFRKIVGSDFSAEMIEHCNAVHKSRHVDKVDFKILDIETERLPKEFINEFDHVTSFYCLHWIKNQRQAMGNIYEMLHNEGDCLLVFLEWHEFFDIYEILSNTPKWAPHMKDMKCYTSKLFRSNKAEFRRILKDVGFADCSVVIRDRSYAYEGLDALREFCRAVNPYIDRIPLKLHEEFLDDIIDHIIELNLHDGIRFIIRYRLFVIYARK, encoded by the exons ATGCTTAGGCTCAGAGCTAAACCTTACGAGCAGACTAACCATGTCCAACGTTACGATGCCCATCAAATCATGAAAGAGTTTTCGAGGATTTTTCGTTGGCGTTTGGACGGCAAGGACTCCTTATTGGATGTTGGCACTGGTAGCGGTGATGTTCTAATGGATATCCTCCGTCCGAGCTTACCGAGGAATTTCAGGAAAATAGTGGGTTCAGATTTTTCGGCGGAAATGATAGAACATTGCAATGCAGTTCATAAATCTCGGCATGTGGATAAGgtggattttaaaattcttgacATTGAAACCGAGAGATTACCAAAGGAGTTTATCAATGAATTTGACCATGTCACATCGTTTTACTGTCTTCATTGGATTAAAAATCAACG TCAAGCCATGGGAAATATCTATGAGATGCTTCACAATGAAGGCGATTGTCTTTTGGTCTTCTTGGAGTGGcatgaattttttgacatttacgaaattCTTTCGAACACTCCCAAATGGGCACCTCATATGAAGGATATGAAATGTTATACTTCGAAATTATTTCGCAGCAATAAAGCAGAATTTAGACGAATACTCAAAGATGTCGGATTTGCTGACTGTAGTGTTGTAATTCGTGACAGATCATATGCCTATGAAGGTTTGGACGCTTTAAGAG aattttgtaGAGCAGTAAATCCTTATATTGATCGTATACCATTAAAACTACATGAAGAGTTTCTGGATGATATAATTGATCATATAATTGAACTGAATTTACATGATGGCATCAGATTTATAATTCGCTACagattatttgttatttatgcacgaaagtaa